Proteins found in one Pseudomonas frederiksbergensis genomic segment:
- the traL gene encoding type IV conjugative transfer system protein TraL, which produces MKQVTIPQYVDDPPHVLFWQADEVAPIGLGLVLGVFFGMAGILTLAGVLMTRVYRKYRDRNPDGYLAHMIWWYTGIGGPKARSIPNPFINRLH; this is translated from the coding sequence ATGAAGCAAGTAACCATTCCTCAGTACGTTGACGATCCCCCTCACGTGCTTTTTTGGCAAGCGGATGAGGTCGCTCCCATCGGCCTCGGCCTGGTCCTTGGGGTGTTTTTTGGGATGGCGGGAATCTTGACCCTGGCAGGCGTTTTGATGACCCGTGTTTACCGCAAATACCGAGATCGAAACCCTGACGGCTACTTGGCCCACATGATCTGGTGGTACACCGGAATAGGTGGGCCAAAAGCCAGGTCGATACCCAATCCTTTTATCAATCGACTGCACTGA
- a CDS encoding DsbA family protein: protein MPTATKKKLSRFVPVAMAALAIVVAGLSLYTQNNLQRQLAETNDLLDRLGTQQAKIKPWAYSYEHMKDAVEQLQLLYPSLIGASASTGPGQEHTAPAPAGIERRYGEANSQFTLVEFSDTECPYCQQFYPAPKALVDGSRGNVSLIYKHVPLHGENSRLQALTAECAADQGGNQSFYRMIGSIFSSTAGNGRGTQKPLSSIAEDLGLDSRKITACVDSGRYDDKIRADLQEAVQAGVKVTPTTLIIHNPTGRKQVLSGAYPPDEIVKAMSALVNGAPVQQGVPQ from the coding sequence GTGCCTACTGCCACCAAAAAGAAGTTATCCAGGTTCGTCCCGGTTGCAATGGCTGCTCTTGCGATCGTAGTGGCGGGACTCTCGCTGTACACCCAGAACAATCTTCAGCGCCAGTTAGCCGAAACCAACGACCTGCTCGATCGCTTGGGCACCCAGCAAGCGAAGATTAAGCCGTGGGCGTACTCCTATGAGCATATGAAAGATGCTGTGGAGCAGTTGCAACTTCTCTATCCGTCGTTGATAGGGGCATCGGCAAGCACTGGGCCTGGACAGGAACATACCGCCCCAGCGCCTGCTGGAATTGAGCGTCGTTATGGGGAAGCAAATTCCCAGTTCACGCTGGTGGAATTCAGTGATACCGAGTGCCCGTACTGCCAGCAATTCTACCCAGCTCCCAAGGCCCTGGTTGACGGTTCACGTGGCAACGTTTCTCTGATCTACAAGCACGTTCCCCTGCATGGCGAGAACTCTAGGCTTCAAGCGTTGACTGCGGAATGCGCGGCTGATCAGGGAGGGAATCAATCCTTCTACCGCATGATCGGCTCCATTTTTTCTTCTACGGCAGGGAACGGTCGTGGAACGCAAAAACCCCTTTCGAGCATTGCCGAAGATTTGGGGCTCGACTCTCGAAAAATCACCGCCTGCGTGGATAGCGGTCGTTACGACGACAAGATCCGTGCTGATCTCCAGGAGGCCGTCCAAGCCGGGGTCAAGGTGACGCCGACCACTCTCATTATCCATAACCCGACGGGCCGCAAGCAGGTCCTTTCCGGTGCATATCCTCCCGATGAAATCGTGAAGGCCATGTCGGCACTGGTCAATGGTGCGCCCGTTCAGCAAGGAGTCCCTCAATGA
- a CDS encoding DUF4400 domain-containing protein, giving the protein MEEKWPKTFWAFVVCFFIEIILVVCLVPNTFIERSILKEQGWTRNMLGEQSEALVRQSTDQLYISFLGDSGIKETVSSFFIPSAAEMEKSKGWEHLGELWFPFIQARGEALAMVIYHIIYRIILLGMWIPSMVIMVIPSMVSGYMAWQIKRYNFAYSSPFLNKYSSMLLMFFSAALIVSFIAPLPIPPMIIPILTIIVIPFACVLLLGNLPKRL; this is encoded by the coding sequence ATGGAAGAGAAATGGCCCAAGACATTCTGGGCGTTCGTCGTCTGCTTTTTTATCGAGATCATCCTGGTCGTTTGCTTGGTACCGAATACCTTCATTGAGCGCTCGATCCTAAAAGAGCAGGGTTGGACTCGAAATATGTTAGGTGAGCAGTCTGAAGCCTTAGTGAGGCAGTCGACTGATCAGCTATATATCTCCTTTTTGGGCGACTCCGGTATCAAAGAGACTGTTTCCAGTTTTTTCATTCCTTCAGCCGCAGAAATGGAAAAGTCAAAAGGGTGGGAACATCTGGGCGAACTTTGGTTTCCCTTTATCCAGGCCCGAGGCGAGGCACTGGCAATGGTCATATACCATATAATTTATCGAATAATTCTTCTTGGGATGTGGATACCCTCGATGGTTATCATGGTGATCCCTTCGATGGTGTCGGGATATATGGCATGGCAAATAAAACGATACAATTTTGCGTACTCGTCACCTTTCTTGAACAAATACAGTTCAATGCTGTTGATGTTCTTTAGCGCGGCCCTGATTGTGAGTTTTATTGCGCCCTTGCCGATCCCTCCGATGATCATCCCGATTTTGACAATCATCGTCATACCGTTCGCTTGTGTTCTTTTGCTTGGAAACCTCCCCAAGCGTCTCTAG
- the traD gene encoding conjugative transfer system coupling protein TraD (Members of this protein family are the putative conjugative coupling factor, TraD, as the term is used for the SXT and TOL plasmid systems.), with the protein MSEWTYDVPWRPNFEAVEVAAWTGGMVATASLGLLSSGLPFMPFACTLGIQAAFAFKKLPKAIQLHRIKQRLGAQPVDLLSQDKLLDFMIANPTSVYLGQGYQWTQSEGQMLFDLLKRDVTKFVPKVKDGFMGAPWIHGLSQKKDEAQKVETELTSLHELIVGTTGSGKTRLFDLKITQAVLRGEAVIVIDPKGDRELAENTRRACEIAGEPNRFKYFHPAFPEKSTRISPTQNFSRPTEVASRIAALMKSEAGNPFQAFAMMAINNVVQAMLICGEQPTLVSIRRALEGGLASLIIKAIKAYSEPLISDFEATCKHYLKGAQSDDARAFALITMYRVEVQPVKANSDLEGVLSMFEHDSQHFGKMIASLMPVLNMLTSGHLGPLLSPMDDDNDDREVTDTKKIIDGGQVMYLGLDSLSDPLVGSAIGSIFLADLASVAGERYNYGVSLRPVSIFVDEAAEVVNDQLIQLLNKGRGAKLSLYVATQTIADFEARMGDAAKARQVLGNTNHLIALRITDPDTQEYVASKIPPTRYKYIMRTQGASSGQDPHMHSGNVGERLMEEEGELFPSQMFGQLPNLEYIAIMAGGRLIKGKVPVLTTPKDMAKAAQQAAKYKEVVLKNAA; encoded by the coding sequence ATGAGTGAGTGGACGTATGACGTTCCCTGGCGTCCGAATTTTGAAGCGGTCGAGGTGGCTGCATGGACTGGCGGTATGGTCGCTACTGCTTCATTAGGTTTGCTAAGTAGCGGTCTTCCGTTTATGCCCTTCGCCTGCACTTTAGGGATACAGGCAGCCTTTGCCTTTAAAAAGCTACCCAAGGCGATCCAGCTGCACAGGATTAAACAGCGTTTAGGAGCGCAGCCAGTTGACCTGTTAAGTCAAGACAAGCTTCTAGACTTTATGATTGCTAATCCGACCTCCGTATATCTGGGGCAGGGTTATCAATGGACACAGTCGGAAGGTCAGATGCTTTTCGATCTTCTGAAACGGGACGTAACTAAATTTGTCCCAAAAGTTAAAGACGGTTTCATGGGTGCTCCATGGATTCATGGCCTCAGTCAGAAAAAAGATGAAGCGCAAAAAGTCGAGACAGAGCTTACTTCGCTCCATGAATTAATTGTGGGTACCACGGGCAGCGGAAAAACCCGGCTCTTCGATTTAAAAATAACCCAAGCAGTACTTCGTGGAGAGGCGGTAATCGTAATTGATCCGAAGGGGGATCGTGAGCTTGCCGAGAATACGAGAAGAGCCTGTGAAATTGCAGGCGAGCCTAATAGATTCAAATATTTCCATCCGGCGTTTCCTGAGAAATCTACAAGGATATCTCCTACTCAAAATTTCTCTAGGCCCACTGAAGTTGCAAGCCGTATCGCTGCACTGATGAAGTCTGAGGCGGGTAACCCATTCCAAGCGTTCGCAATGATGGCGATCAACAATGTTGTTCAGGCGATGCTAATTTGTGGTGAGCAGCCGACATTGGTTTCAATACGAAGGGCGCTTGAAGGAGGTTTGGCATCTTTAATTATCAAAGCGATAAAGGCCTATTCAGAACCTCTGATTTCAGATTTTGAGGCGACCTGTAAACACTATTTGAAAGGTGCTCAATCCGATGATGCCAGAGCATTTGCTCTGATCACTATGTATCGTGTGGAAGTTCAACCTGTTAAGGCTAACTCAGACCTCGAAGGCGTTCTTTCGATGTTCGAGCATGACAGCCAACATTTCGGGAAAATGATTGCATCCTTGATGCCTGTGCTAAACATGCTCACATCGGGTCACTTGGGCCCGCTGTTGTCCCCAATGGACGACGACAATGATGACCGTGAAGTAACAGACACCAAGAAGATTATCGACGGTGGGCAAGTCATGTACTTGGGCCTCGACTCCCTTTCTGACCCGCTTGTCGGTTCTGCGATCGGATCGATTTTCCTCGCTGACCTCGCCTCCGTAGCCGGTGAGCGCTACAACTACGGCGTTTCGTTGCGTCCTGTCAGCATCTTCGTCGATGAGGCTGCCGAGGTAGTGAACGACCAGCTGATTCAGTTGCTGAACAAAGGACGTGGGGCAAAACTGAGTCTGTATGTTGCGACTCAGACCATTGCGGACTTTGAAGCCCGTATGGGGGATGCAGCTAAAGCACGCCAGGTGTTGGGTAACACCAACCACCTCATAGCTTTGAGAATCACAGACCCCGATACACAAGAGTACGTGGCGTCGAAGATCCCTCCGACCCGATACAAATACATTATGCGTACACAAGGTGCTTCTTCTGGACAGGACCCGCATATGCACTCGGGCAATGTCGGTGAGCGGTTGATGGAAGAGGAGGGCGAGCTGTTCCCGTCCCAGATGTTTGGACAACTTCCTAACCTGGAGTACATCGCAATTATGGCAGGCGGCAGACTTATAAAAGGGAAAGTTCCTGTGCTCACGACGCCTAAAGACATGGCTAAAGCTGCCCAGCAGGCCGCCAAATATAAAGAAGTTGTGCTAAAAAATGCAGCGTAG